The Hymenobacter sp. 5317J-9 genome has a window encoding:
- the hslV gene encoding ATP-dependent protease subunit HslV — protein MKIRSTTVLGIRHNGEIALGADGQATMDKHVAKNNVRKVRKLLDGKVVTGFAGSTADAFMLLDRFEEKLTSYGGNLKRAAIELAKDWRKDQYLRKLEAMMVVADKDELLILSGTGDVLEPDSDVAAIGSGAMYAQAAALALKKHAPHLTARQMVEEGLNIAADICIYTNHNLMIESPS, from the coding sequence ATGAAGATTCGCTCAACAACCGTCCTCGGCATCCGGCACAACGGCGAAATCGCCCTCGGCGCCGACGGGCAGGCCACCATGGACAAGCACGTGGCCAAGAACAACGTGCGCAAAGTCCGCAAGCTGCTCGATGGCAAAGTCGTAACCGGTTTTGCCGGCTCTACGGCCGATGCGTTCATGCTGCTCGACCGCTTCGAGGAGAAGCTGACCAGCTACGGCGGCAACCTCAAGCGCGCCGCCATTGAGCTGGCCAAGGACTGGCGCAAAGACCAGTACCTGCGCAAGCTCGAAGCCATGATGGTGGTAGCCGACAAGGACGAGCTGCTCATCCTCAGCGGCACCGGCGACGTATTGGAGCCGGACTCCGACGTGGCCGCCATCGGCTCGGGCGCGATGTATGCGCAGGCGGCGGCGTTGGCGCTTAAGAAGCACGCGCCGCACCTCACCGCCCGCCAGATGGTGGAAGAGGGCCTCAACATCGCGGCCGACATCTGCATCTACACCAATCATAATTTGATGATTGAGTCGCCGTCGTAG
- a CDS encoding DUF3276 family protein — protein sequence MDDRHDQEEIYSQRIKAGKRTYFFDVKATRGQDYYLTITESKRRQHGDDSVSYEKHKIFLYKEDFLKFVDALQDAVDYVREELLTPEEVAELDRPRDYDDRDQPRRDFDRPAFDPNRSDDSF from the coding sequence GTGGACGACCGTCACGACCAGGAAGAAATTTATTCCCAACGCATTAAAGCCGGCAAGCGCACGTATTTCTTCGACGTGAAAGCCACCCGCGGCCAGGACTACTACCTGACCATCACCGAAAGCAAGCGCCGCCAGCACGGCGACGACTCGGTAAGCTACGAAAAGCACAAAATCTTCCTCTACAAGGAAGATTTCCTCAAGTTTGTGGACGCCCTGCAGGACGCGGTGGACTACGTGCGCGAAGAACTGCTGACCCCCGAAGAAGTGGCCGAACTCGACCGCCCGCGCGACTACGACGACCGGGACCAGCCCCGCCGCGATTTTGACCGCCCCGCCTTCGACCCCAACCGCAGCGACGACAGCTTCTAG
- a CDS encoding deoxyhypusine synthase family protein, with the protein MHVSNFIRHHFRHFNAAALVDAADGYNKHLADGGKMMITLAGAMSTAEMGIQLAELIRQDKVQIISCTGANLEEDIFNLVAHDFYERVPHYRDLTAADEQALLARHMNRVTDTCIPEEEAMRRLEHSVLKFWEKADKAGESYFPHEFFYQILLSGELEQYYQIDPKDSWMLAAAEKNLPIICPGWEDSTLGNIYAGHVMTGDVKNVHTMRTGIQYMMYLADWYTQNATEESKVGFFQIGGGIAGDFPICVVPMLHQDLQRHEVPLWGYFCQISDSTTSYGSYSGAVPNEKITWGKLGEKTPKYIIESDATIVAPLVFAIVLGQ; encoded by the coding sequence ATGCACGTTTCCAACTTCATCCGCCACCACTTCCGCCACTTCAACGCTGCCGCCCTTGTGGACGCGGCCGATGGCTACAACAAGCACCTCGCCGATGGCGGCAAGATGATGATAACCCTGGCCGGCGCCATGAGCACCGCCGAAATGGGCATTCAGCTGGCCGAGCTGATTCGGCAGGACAAGGTGCAGATTATCAGCTGCACCGGCGCCAACCTGGAGGAGGATATCTTCAACCTGGTGGCCCACGACTTCTACGAGCGGGTGCCGCACTACCGCGACCTCACCGCCGCCGACGAGCAGGCCCTGCTGGCCCGCCACATGAACCGCGTGACCGATACCTGCATTCCCGAGGAAGAGGCCATGCGCCGCCTGGAGCACTCGGTGCTGAAGTTCTGGGAGAAGGCCGATAAGGCCGGCGAAAGCTATTTCCCCCACGAATTCTTCTACCAGATTCTGCTGAGCGGCGAGCTGGAGCAGTACTACCAGATTGACCCCAAAGACTCCTGGATGCTGGCCGCAGCCGAGAAAAACCTGCCCATCATCTGCCCCGGCTGGGAAGACTCCACGCTCGGCAACATCTACGCCGGCCACGTGATGACCGGCGACGTGAAGAACGTGCACACCATGCGCACGGGCATTCAGTACATGATGTACCTGGCCGACTGGTACACCCAGAACGCCACCGAAGAAAGCAAGGTGGGCTTCTTCCAGATTGGCGGCGGCATTGCCGGCGACTTCCCCATCTGCGTGGTGCCCATGCTGCACCAGGATTTGCAGCGCCACGAGGTGCCGCTGTGGGGCTATTTCTGCCAGATTTCGGACTCCACCACCAGCTACGGCAGCTACTCCGGCGCCGTGCCCAACGAGAAAATCACCTGGGGCAAGCTGGGCGAGAAAACCCCGAAGTACATCATCGAGTCGGACGCCACCATCGTGGCGCCGTTGGTGTTCGCCATCGTGCTGGGGCAGTAA
- a CDS encoding cystathionine gamma-synthase family protein produces MPTLHDHAHIGGQPLRPESLMMSYGYTPAWSEGAIKPPIFQTSTFVFNSAEQGKAYFELAYGLRQANPDEEMGLIYSRLNNPSLEILEHRLTLWDGAEEAASFASGMAAISTTLLALLKPGDVVLHSEPVYGGSDFFLKNVLPKFGITAVGFRPTATPEELTAQVAGIEQGRLAMIFVETPANPTNHLVDLEACAALARQHGTPEHPIRLVVDNTFLGPVFQHPLKHGADVVLYSATKFLGGHSDLIAGAALASKPLMKEIKAMRTFMGTMCDPNTGWMLMRSLETLKLRMERAAQSAQTIADWLRQHPLVARTYYLTHLEHNPAQQDIYRRHCLSPGSMISFDIKGGEPEAFRFLNALRLIKLAVSLGGTESLAEHPATMTHSDISVPEQAEMGITAQMIRLSIGVEDPRDLMLDLEQAFAAVGVVKERALEMA; encoded by the coding sequence ATGCCCACCCTTCACGACCATGCCCACATCGGCGGCCAACCCCTGCGCCCCGAAAGTTTGATGATGAGCTACGGCTACACCCCCGCCTGGAGCGAGGGCGCCATCAAACCCCCTATTTTTCAGACGTCTACCTTCGTCTTCAATAGCGCCGAGCAGGGCAAGGCCTACTTCGAGCTGGCCTACGGCCTGCGCCAGGCCAACCCCGACGAGGAGATGGGCCTCATCTACTCCCGCCTCAACAACCCCAGCCTGGAAATCCTGGAGCACCGCCTCACCCTCTGGGACGGCGCCGAGGAAGCGGCCAGCTTCGCCAGCGGCATGGCCGCCATCAGCACCACGCTGCTGGCCCTGCTCAAGCCCGGCGACGTGGTGCTGCACTCCGAGCCGGTGTACGGCGGCTCCGACTTCTTCCTGAAAAACGTGCTGCCCAAGTTCGGCATCACCGCCGTGGGCTTCCGCCCCACCGCCACCCCCGAGGAACTCACCGCCCAGGTGGCCGGCATCGAGCAGGGCCGCCTGGCCATGATTTTCGTCGAAACCCCCGCCAACCCCACCAACCACCTCGTCGACCTGGAAGCCTGCGCCGCCCTGGCCCGCCAGCACGGCACCCCGGAGCACCCCATTCGGCTGGTGGTGGACAATACTTTTCTCGGGCCAGTTTTCCAGCATCCGCTCAAGCACGGGGCCGACGTGGTGCTCTACTCGGCCACCAAGTTTCTGGGCGGCCACTCCGACCTCATTGCCGGCGCAGCCCTGGCCAGCAAGCCGCTGATGAAGGAAATCAAAGCCATGCGCACCTTCATGGGCACCATGTGCGACCCCAACACCGGCTGGATGCTCATGCGCTCGCTCGAAACGCTGAAGCTGCGCATGGAGCGCGCCGCCCAATCGGCCCAGACCATTGCCGACTGGCTGCGCCAGCACCCGCTGGTGGCCCGCACCTACTACCTCACCCACCTTGAGCACAACCCCGCCCAACAGGATATCTACCGCCGCCACTGCCTCTCGCCCGGCTCCATGATTTCCTTTGATATTAAGGGCGGCGAGCCCGAAGCCTTCCGCTTCCTCAACGCCCTGCGCCTCATCAAGCTGGCCGTGAGCTTGGGCGGCACCGAAAGCCTGGCCGAGCACCCCGCCACCATGACGCACTCCGACATCTCGGTGCCCGAGCAGGCCGAAATGGGCATCACGGCCCAAATGATTCGCCTCAGCATCGGCGTGGAAGACCCGCGCGACCTGATGCTGGATTTGGAACAGGCATTTGCGGCCGTGGGCGTGGTGAAGGAGCGGGCGCTGGAAATGGCGTAG
- a CDS encoding histidine phosphatase family protein — protein sequence MRPRTIFLLRHGQTDFNVRGIVQGSGVDSSLNDTGRRQAAQFFAAYGHVPFDKVYTSALRRTHESVQQFLDLGLPHEAHAGLNEISWGVREGTRITMEEDAEYRQVLHDWVSGRTDARLTGGESPDEVAARQRPFIELLKSRADEQTVLVCMHGRAMRVMLCQLLNYPLSAMEGFEHSNLCLYKLEYTGTVFTVKNFLDVAHLQ from the coding sequence GTGAGGCCCCGGACCATCTTCCTGCTGCGCCACGGCCAGACCGATTTCAACGTGCGCGGCATTGTGCAGGGCAGCGGCGTCGATTCGAGCCTGAACGACACCGGCCGCCGCCAGGCCGCGCAGTTTTTCGCGGCCTACGGGCACGTGCCCTTCGATAAGGTATATACCTCGGCCCTGCGCCGCACCCACGAGTCGGTGCAGCAGTTCCTCGACCTCGGCCTGCCCCACGAAGCACATGCCGGCCTCAACGAGATAAGCTGGGGCGTGCGCGAGGGCACCCGCATCACGATGGAAGAAGACGCCGAGTACCGCCAAGTGCTGCACGACTGGGTGAGCGGCCGCACCGACGCCCGCCTGACCGGTGGCGAAAGCCCCGACGAAGTAGCCGCCCGCCAGCGCCCCTTCATCGAGCTGCTGAAATCCCGTGCCGACGAGCAAACCGTGCTGGTGTGCATGCACGGCCGCGCCATGCGGGTGATGCTTTGCCAGCTGCTCAACTACCCGCTCAGCGCCATGGAGGGCTTCGAGCACAGCAACTTATGCCTGTACAAGCTGGAGTACACGGGTACGGTGTTTACGGTGAAGAATTTTCTCGATGTGGCGCATTTGCAATAG
- a CDS encoding DUF58 domain-containing protein, which yields MPIDLAAIRSFENIEFLARQLVDGFITGLHQSPYHGFSVEFSEHRLYNPGESTRHIDWKVFARTDKLFVKRYEEETNLRAHLLLDVSPSMYYPAPGHDKLKFSILAAAALTTLLTRQRDAVGLVTFAETVELQTPVRSTSTHRHTLLLALQQLLERPPAPKTVRGTDVAGTVHAIAQQIPKRSLVILFSDMLGRGAAEQEAALAALQHLKHQHHEVLLFHVLDRATEADFDFAERPYIFEDVETGQEIKLQPSQIREQYRAAMTAYEQELAQRCGQLRIDFVPVDVREPFEKVLYAYLVKRGKVR from the coding sequence ATGCCCATCGACCTCGCCGCCATCCGCTCTTTCGAAAACATCGAATTTCTGGCCCGCCAGCTGGTCGATGGGTTCATTACCGGCCTGCACCAGTCGCCCTACCACGGGTTTTCGGTGGAATTTTCGGAGCACCGCCTCTACAACCCCGGCGAAAGCACGCGCCACATCGACTGGAAGGTGTTTGCCCGCACCGACAAGCTCTTCGTGAAGCGCTACGAGGAAGAAACCAACCTGCGCGCCCACTTGCTGCTCGACGTGAGCCCCAGCATGTATTACCCCGCACCGGGCCACGACAAGCTGAAATTCAGCATTCTGGCCGCGGCGGCCCTCACTACCCTGCTCACCCGGCAGCGCGACGCCGTGGGCCTTGTCACCTTCGCCGAAACCGTGGAGCTGCAGACGCCGGTGCGCTCCACCAGCACGCACCGCCACACCCTGTTGCTGGCCCTGCAACAACTGCTGGAGCGCCCGCCGGCGCCCAAAACCGTGCGTGGCACCGACGTAGCCGGCACCGTGCACGCCATTGCCCAGCAGATTCCGAAACGCTCCCTGGTCATCCTGTTCAGCGACATGCTGGGGCGCGGCGCGGCCGAGCAGGAGGCCGCCCTGGCCGCCCTGCAGCACCTCAAGCATCAGCACCACGAAGTGCTGCTTTTCCACGTGCTCGACCGCGCCACCGAAGCCGATTTCGACTTTGCCGAGCGGCCCTACATCTTCGAAGACGTGGAAACCGGTCAGGAAATCAAGCTGCAGCCCTCCCAGATACGCGAGCAGTACCGCGCCGCCATGACGGCCTACGAGCAGGAACTGGCCCAGCGCTGCGGGCAGCTGCGCATCGACTTTGTGCCCGTGGATGTGCGCGAGCCGTTCGAGAAGGTGCTGTATGCTTACCTGGTGAAGCGCGGCAAAGTGCGCTAA
- a CDS encoding pyruvate dehydrogenase complex dihydrolipoamide acetyltransferase gives MAEIIKMPKMSDTMTEGTIAAWLKKVGDKVKSGDILAEVETDKATMELENYEDGTLLYIGPKEKESVAVDGILAIVGKEGEDFSALLSGAQGGAAAPAPAAAPAPEAPKAEAPAAPAPAPAPTAPSPAAAPAAPANGKKATVVRMPKMSDTMTEGTIAAWLKNVGDKVKSGDVLAEVETDKATMELENYEDGTLLYTGPKAGEAVAVDGILAIIGEEGADIQALLGGQSGGAAAAPAPAAAPAEAAAPAAAPAAPAQPAAAAPAVNGGRILASPLAKSIAKEKGINLAQVVGSGDNGRIVQRDVENFQPGAAPAAAQAAPAAAPTSAPAPQAAAPAAAPAASAPASTDTYTDTPVSQMRKVIAKRLSESLFTAPHFYLTMEINMDKAMEARVKLNELSPVKLSFNDLVLKSAAIALRSHPAVNSSWLGDKIRQNKVINIGVAVAVDEGLLVPVIRNADQKGLATIANEVKELAGKAKSKKLQPAEWEGSTFTISNLGMFGIDEFTAIINPPDACILAVGGIKQTAIVKDGQLAIGNIMKVTLSCDHRVVDGATGAAFLQTLKSLLEDPMRLMI, from the coding sequence ATGGCCGAAATCATAAAAATGCCCAAAATGAGCGACACGATGACCGAAGGGACCATCGCGGCCTGGCTCAAAAAGGTGGGTGATAAAGTTAAGTCCGGGGACATCCTGGCCGAAGTCGAGACCGACAAAGCCACCATGGAGCTGGAGAATTACGAAGACGGCACCCTGCTCTACATCGGCCCGAAAGAGAAAGAATCGGTGGCCGTCGATGGCATTCTGGCCATTGTAGGTAAGGAAGGCGAGGACTTTTCGGCCCTGCTGTCGGGCGCCCAGGGCGGCGCCGCGGCCCCGGCTCCGGCCGCTGCTCCTGCGCCCGAAGCTCCCAAGGCGGAAGCACCGGCGGCTCCTGCGCCGGCCCCGGCTCCGACCGCTCCGTCGCCGGCCGCTGCTCCCGCTGCCCCGGCCAATGGCAAAAAAGCCACCGTGGTGCGCATGCCCAAAATGAGCGACACGATGACCGAAGGCACCATTGCCGCGTGGTTGAAAAACGTGGGCGACAAAGTGAAATCGGGCGACGTGCTGGCCGAAGTCGAGACCGACAAAGCCACCATGGAGCTGGAAAACTACGAAGACGGCACCCTGCTCTACACCGGCCCTAAAGCCGGCGAAGCCGTGGCCGTCGACGGCATCCTGGCCATCATTGGCGAGGAAGGAGCCGACATTCAGGCCCTGCTGGGCGGCCAAAGCGGCGGTGCCGCTGCGGCACCCGCCCCGGCTGCTGCACCTGCAGAAGCTGCTGCTCCGGCCGCTGCGCCTGCTGCCCCGGCTCAGCCGGCTGCAGCTGCGCCGGCGGTTAATGGCGGCCGCATCCTGGCCTCGCCGCTGGCCAAGAGCATTGCCAAAGAAAAAGGCATCAACCTGGCCCAGGTGGTGGGCTCGGGCGACAACGGCCGCATTGTGCAGCGCGACGTGGAGAACTTCCAGCCCGGTGCTGCTCCGGCCGCTGCGCAGGCGGCGCCCGCTGCCGCTCCTACTTCGGCCCCGGCCCCGCAAGCAGCCGCCCCGGCCGCTGCCCCGGCTGCCAGCGCCCCGGCCTCGACCGATACGTACACCGACACGCCCGTGTCGCAGATGCGTAAGGTGATTGCCAAGCGCCTGTCCGAGAGCCTGTTCACGGCCCCGCATTTCTATCTCACGATGGAAATCAACATGGACAAGGCCATGGAAGCCCGCGTAAAGCTCAACGAGCTGTCGCCGGTGAAGCTGAGCTTCAACGACCTGGTGCTGAAATCAGCGGCCATTGCGCTGCGCTCGCACCCAGCCGTGAACTCCTCGTGGCTAGGCGACAAAATCCGCCAGAACAAGGTCATCAACATCGGCGTGGCCGTGGCCGTGGACGAAGGTCTGCTGGTACCCGTGATTCGCAACGCCGACCAAAAAGGCCTGGCCACCATCGCCAACGAGGTGAAAGAGCTGGCCGGCAAAGCCAAGAGCAAGAAGCTGCAGCCAGCCGAGTGGGAGGGCAGCACCTTCACCATCTCGAACCTGGGCATGTTTGGCATCGATGAGTTTACCGCCATCATCAACCCGCCCGATGCCTGCATCCTGGCCGTGGGCGGCATCAAGCAAACCGCCATTGTGAAAGACGGCCAGCTGGCCATCGGCAACATCATGAAGGTGACCTTGAGCTGCGACCACCGCGTGGTGGACGGCGCCACCGGTGCCGCCTTCCTGCAAACGCTGAAAAGCCTGCTGGAAGACCCCATGCGCTTGATGATTTGA
- the ychF gene encoding redox-regulated ATPase YchF encodes MGLRCGIVGLPNVGKSTLFNALSNAKAESANYPFCTIEPNVGVITVPDERLQILEALVNPKRVLPTIIEFVDIAGLVKGASKGEGLGNKFLANIREVDAIIHVVRCFDDPNIVHVAGGVDPVFDKDVIDTELQLKDLESVEKKLQKSERSAKAGDAVAKKEVVSLQKFKAALEAGQNARAVAASEDDLAAIADLQLLTVKPVIYVANVDEASIASNGNKHVEALREHVKAEGAQVVLVSAAIEAQIAEMEDPEEKAMFLGEYGLTESGLNKLIRASYELLNLITYFTAGVQEVRAWTIHRGDKAPAAAGVIHSDFEKGFIRAEVIKLPDYQEYKTEVKIKEAGKMAVEGKDYVVQDGDIMHFRFNV; translated from the coding sequence ATGGGCCTCCGCTGCGGTATCGTCGGCTTGCCAAACGTCGGCAAATCGACTCTTTTCAACGCTCTTTCTAACGCCAAGGCCGAATCGGCCAACTACCCGTTCTGCACCATCGAGCCCAACGTGGGCGTGATTACCGTGCCGGATGAGCGCCTGCAAATCCTTGAAGCGCTGGTGAACCCCAAGCGCGTGCTGCCCACCATTATCGAGTTTGTCGACATCGCCGGCCTCGTGAAGGGCGCCAGCAAGGGCGAGGGCCTGGGCAATAAATTCCTGGCCAACATCCGCGAGGTCGACGCCATCATTCACGTGGTGCGCTGCTTCGACGACCCCAACATCGTGCACGTGGCCGGCGGCGTGGACCCCGTCTTCGACAAAGACGTTATCGACACCGAGCTGCAGCTCAAGGACCTGGAAAGCGTGGAGAAGAAGCTGCAGAAGTCGGAGCGCAGCGCCAAGGCCGGCGATGCCGTGGCCAAGAAGGAAGTGGTGTCGCTGCAGAAATTCAAAGCCGCTCTGGAAGCGGGCCAGAATGCCCGCGCCGTGGCCGCTTCCGAAGATGACCTGGCCGCCATTGCCGACCTGCAGCTGCTCACCGTCAAGCCCGTGATTTACGTGGCCAACGTGGACGAAGCCAGCATTGCCAGCAATGGCAACAAGCACGTGGAAGCCCTGCGCGAGCACGTGAAAGCCGAAGGCGCCCAGGTGGTGCTGGTGTCGGCCGCCATCGAAGCCCAGATTGCCGAGATGGAAGACCCCGAGGAAAAAGCCATGTTCCTGGGCGAATACGGTCTCACCGAATCGGGCCTGAACAAGCTCATCCGGGCCAGCTACGAGCTGCTGAACCTCATTACCTACTTCACCGCCGGCGTGCAGGAAGTGCGCGCCTGGACCATCCACCGCGGCGACAAAGCGCCCGCCGCGGCCGGCGTCATCCACTCCGATTTCGAGAAGGGCTTCATCCGCGCCGAAGTCATCAAGCTGCCGGATTATCAGGAGTACAAGACCGAGGTAAAAATCAAAGAAGCCGGCAAAATGGCCGTGGAAGGCAAAGACTACGTGGTGCAGGACGGCGACATCATGCACTTCCGGTTTAATGTGTAA
- a CDS encoding M48 family metalloprotease, with protein MNTSLLRGLRTGALLTLLLPLASSSSLTDWAARTPAAPRTPAARPLQGAKPDPAVIAQFGLYNSASLQKLIDAKGKQMTAISDRPGDYGFTVVDSPVINAFATPDGHVYFTRGIMAYFNDEAQFAGVLGHELGHITAQHGKKQQTRSTIAGIGMILGSVLAPRVMQSVGGVAQQVVGLGMLKYGRDDENESDALGVKYSTKIGYDASHMADFFQTLQRTEEQSGSSIPTFLSTHPNSADRYTRVKSLAAQAKQSVGNRPLAINRNQYLKAIEGLTYGEDPRQGYVEGGVFYHPDLKFRFPIPSGWKSQNSPDKFQMAEPNGKALLVFLGAGNGSLDAAAQDLAKAIGVQGASAQKTTINGFPALVFEGDQAAQDGQQGAHVLAQLLQDGQTVYAFVGLAAASNFGTYAPQFQRAAQGYARLTDASKLNRQPEHIRIKSAASNTTLASALAANGIPSKRYEEMAILNGMKTSTQLPKGTLFKIAK; from the coding sequence ATGAATACCTCTCTTCTTCGCGGCCTGCGCACTGGCGCGCTGCTGACCTTGCTGCTGCCCCTGGCCAGCTCTTCGAGCCTCACCGACTGGGCCGCGCGCACGCCGGCCGCTCCCCGCACCCCCGCCGCCCGCCCCCTGCAGGGCGCCAAGCCCGACCCGGCCGTCATTGCCCAGTTTGGCCTCTACAACAGCGCCTCGCTCCAGAAACTCATCGACGCCAAAGGCAAGCAGATGACGGCCATTTCAGACCGCCCCGGCGATTACGGCTTCACCGTAGTCGACTCGCCGGTTATCAATGCCTTTGCCACGCCCGACGGCCACGTGTATTTCACGCGCGGCATCATGGCGTATTTCAATGATGAAGCCCAGTTTGCCGGCGTGCTCGGCCACGAGTTGGGCCACATCACCGCCCAGCACGGCAAAAAGCAGCAAACCCGCAGCACCATTGCCGGCATCGGCATGATACTGGGCTCGGTGCTGGCGCCGCGCGTGATGCAGTCGGTGGGCGGCGTGGCCCAGCAGGTGGTGGGCCTGGGCATGCTCAAGTACGGCCGCGACGACGAGAACGAATCCGACGCCCTGGGCGTGAAGTACTCGACCAAAATCGGCTACGACGCCAGCCACATGGCCGACTTCTTCCAGACACTGCAACGTACCGAGGAGCAAAGCGGCAGCAGCATCCCCACCTTCCTGAGCACCCACCCCAACTCGGCCGACCGCTACACCCGCGTGAAAAGCCTGGCCGCGCAAGCCAAGCAGTCGGTGGGCAACCGCCCGCTGGCCATCAATCGCAACCAGTACCTCAAAGCCATTGAGGGCCTCACCTACGGCGAAGACCCGCGCCAGGGCTATGTGGAAGGCGGCGTGTTCTACCACCCCGACCTGAAGTTCCGCTTCCCCATCCCCTCGGGCTGGAAGTCGCAAAACTCGCCCGACAAGTTCCAGATGGCCGAGCCCAACGGCAAGGCGCTGCTGGTGTTCCTGGGCGCCGGCAACGGCTCGCTCGACGCCGCCGCGCAGGACCTGGCCAAAGCCATTGGCGTGCAGGGAGCCAGCGCCCAGAAAACCACCATTAACGGCTTCCCGGCCCTCGTGTTTGAAGGCGACCAGGCGGCACAGGACGGCCAGCAGGGCGCCCACGTGCTGGCCCAGCTGCTGCAGGACGGCCAAACCGTGTACGCTTTCGTGGGCCTAGCCGCGGCTTCCAACTTCGGTACTTACGCGCCCCAGTTCCAGCGCGCCGCCCAGGGCTACGCCCGCCTCACCGACGCCAGCAAGCTGAACCGCCAGCCCGAGCATATCCGCATTAAATCGGCCGCCAGCAACACCACCTTGGCCTCGGCCTTGGCCGCCAACGGCATCCCCAGCAAGCGCTACGAGGAAATGGCCATTCTCAACGGCATGAAAACCAGCACGCAGCTTCCCAAAGGCACGTTGTTTAAGATTGCGAAGTAG
- a CDS encoding DUF3667 domain-containing protein codes for MLLDYSTQLTALVAVDALESAPSGGPQAHHACLDCGAALTDKFCAHCGQPADTHRITLKHLLLHDLPHSVWHVDKGLVYTFYQMLTRPGLTIRGYLAGQRTRQFRPVSYLLLLVGLSALVMSAFQFDLQQAMLSSQPTSAGSPSMGLMSVVMERYLSTTMKHPYLMQLVLMPLNALVAWWLLKRAGYNYAEILLANCFIGGTLTVINLAVMLPALLAGNPAFLKSASQLVFIPTLIYSFWVHAQLLQAAPTFTAVRRYSRALGISLLQIVVLLLAAMVCIIVLTVQVLNERPDLRPKAVPKKATAAATR; via the coding sequence ATGCTGCTTGACTACTCCACGCAACTGACGGCACTGGTGGCCGTCGACGCCCTTGAATCGGCCCCCAGCGGTGGCCCCCAGGCCCACCACGCCTGCCTCGACTGCGGCGCGGCCCTGACCGACAAGTTTTGCGCTCATTGCGGCCAGCCAGCCGACACGCACCGCATCACGCTGAAGCACCTGCTGCTGCACGACCTGCCGCACTCCGTCTGGCACGTCGACAAGGGGCTGGTGTACACTTTCTATCAAATGCTGACGCGCCCGGGCCTTACCATCCGGGGGTACCTGGCCGGGCAGCGCACGCGGCAGTTCCGTCCGGTGAGCTACCTGCTGCTGTTGGTTGGCCTATCGGCGCTGGTCATGTCGGCTTTTCAGTTCGACCTGCAGCAGGCCATGCTGTCGTCGCAGCCCACTAGCGCGGGTTCGCCATCCATGGGGCTGATGTCAGTGGTGATGGAGCGTTACCTGTCCACCACCATGAAGCACCCCTACCTGATGCAGTTGGTGCTCATGCCGCTCAACGCCTTAGTAGCGTGGTGGCTGCTGAAACGAGCGGGTTACAACTACGCCGAAATATTGCTGGCCAACTGCTTCATCGGGGGCACCCTCACCGTCATCAATCTGGCCGTGATGCTTCCCGCACTGCTGGCCGGCAACCCCGCCTTCCTAAAGTCGGCCTCGCAACTGGTCTTTATCCCAACGCTGATTTATTCGTTCTGGGTACACGCGCAGCTCTTGCAGGCTGCTCCCACCTTTACCGCAGTGCGGCGCTACAGCCGGGCGCTGGGCATTTCGCTACTGCAAATTGTGGTGCTGCTATTAGCGGCCATGGTGTGCATCATCGTGCTCACGGTGCAAGTGCTAAACGAGCGGCCGGACCTGCGGCCAAAAGCTGTTCCCAAGAAGGCAACGGCGGCGGCCACGCGCTAA